The genomic interval CTGCCCGGCCCGGTGGCGCGGTGGGCTCCGGTCGCTTCTCCAGCGGTCCGCGAACCGTCCTCCGCCATCCCTCCGTCATCCCTCCGGCACTCCTGCGACACCCCTCCGGCAGCCGTGGTCCGCGGGGTGGGGAGCCGCTTGGAAGAGCGCTGGAGGGGGGATCGAGGCAACCCATGATCGGGCAGGGACCGGACTAGCGTGCGTTTCCAGCAGTAGTTCGGAATTCGTGAGGAACTCGACGAGGTGCGGAGGGGAACATGAAGATTCAGGTTCTGGGTCCGTTGGGCGCCGAGGTCAACGGGGGCTCGATCGTTCCGACGGCTGGTAAGCCGCGGCAGATCCTGGCGCTGCTCGCGCTCTACCCGGGGCGCGTGGTGCCGGTGCAGACGCTCCTGGAGGAGTTGTGGGGGACCCAGCCCCCGCAGAGCGCGCTGACCACCCTGCAGACCTACATCCTCCAGCTGCGACGGCGGCTGGGCACGGCGATGGGGCCCGGCGCCCCGACCGGGGCGAAGGACGTGCTCGCCACCCGCCACGGCGGCTACCTGCTCCAGATTCCGGAGCAGAGCGTCGACGTGCACGAGTACGAGCGGTTGGTGTCGGAGGGCCGCTCGGCGTTCGAGGCGGGGGAGACCGCGACGGCGGCGGAGAGCTACCGGAGGGCCCTGGACCTGTGGGACGGGCGCGCGCTGGTCGACGTACGGCTCGGCCCGATCCTGGAGATCGAGGTCATGCGGTTGGAGGAGAGCAGACTCGGGGCCGTGGAGCGGCGGATAGACGCCGACCTCCAGCTCGCCCGTCACTGCGAACTCCTCGCGGAACTCGCCGACCTGACGGCTCGCCACCCGCACCACGAGGGCCTGCACTCGCAGGCCATGGTGGCGCTGTACCGGGCGGGGCGGCAGGGCGCCGCACTGGAGTCCTACCGGCGGTTGCGGCTGCGCCTCGTCGAGGAACTCGGTGTGGAGCCTTCGCCCCAGCTCCAGCGGCTTCACCAGGCCATGCTCACCGTGGACCCGCTGCTGGACGTCGCCGCGGGGCCGAGGAAGACCTCCACCTTCGACCTGTTCGCAGCCTGAGCCCGCCCGGCGCCCCCGGCGCCCGGTGGTGGTCCGGGACGTCATCCCCGTCAGGTGAGGCGTCGCCGGCCGCCCCGGGGGACGGTGGCGCGGGCGCGCCCGGCGGACCGCCGCCCACGCGCCCTCCCTTCACGCGGCACTCATCGACGCACCACCCACCCGACACCGGCACGCCGACGGGGACGCAGGCACCGCCGCGTCCCCCTTCTGCTGGTCAGGTGCCCGTCTTCCGGCCGCTCCGGCCGGGGGAGCGGCTCAGGCCGACTGCAGCCGGGGCAGCGGAAGCCGTTCGGGGAGGGCGCGGCGGCCGGAGACGCCGAGCTTGCGGTAGA from Streptomyces sp. DH-12 carries:
- a CDS encoding AfsR/SARP family transcriptional regulator; protein product: MKIQVLGPLGAEVNGGSIVPTAGKPRQILALLALYPGRVVPVQTLLEELWGTQPPQSALTTLQTYILQLRRRLGTAMGPGAPTGAKDVLATRHGGYLLQIPEQSVDVHEYERLVSEGRSAFEAGETATAAESYRRALDLWDGRALVDVRLGPILEIEVMRLEESRLGAVERRIDADLQLARHCELLAELADLTARHPHHEGLHSQAMVALYRAGRQGAALESYRRLRLRLVEELGVEPSPQLQRLHQAMLTVDPLLDVAAGPRKTSTFDLFAA